The window CCCGCGAAGCTCGACAACGTCACGGCGCGCAGGTACGGAGCGCGGGGCTCGGACGAGCGCACCCGCAGCACTTCGACGGGGTTCGGCCGGCGCAGGTCGTCGCCGAGGCGCAGGGTCGGGTTGATGCCGCTGCTGCCGGCTCCACTCACCGCCGCCTCGCCGTCGGGGGCGGGCAGTAGCGGTGTGACGACGACCGCCACGGCGATCGATGCGACGGCGATGAGGGCGGCCGACGCTGCGGCGGGGGCACCGCGCGGGCCGGTCGTGCCGCGGCGGGTGCGCGTGTCGGTCGCGAGCAGGAACAGGATGCTGGCGGCCAGCAGGACGAAGGCGAACACATCCATCGACGCCGGCACCGCGATGGTGGGAACGACGGCGACGGCGACGAGGGCGATGGCGGCGAGCAGCGGCATCCGCGTCGTGATGACCACGTGATCGAGGACGATGGCCAGCGCCCCGATCGCGGCGACGACGAAGAACGACAGTGCGGGCGTCGCGGTCAACGGCGCCGCCCCCACCGCCATCTCCTGCACCGCGGAGGAGACCAGCGCGCTCACCGCGTCGAACGACGCCGGGGAGGGGACGAGCCCGCCCCAAGCGCTGTCGCGCAGATAGAGCAGGGTCAGCGCGAGCACCCAGACGACGATGTCGATGCCGGTGACCACCAGCCCCGCGACGCCGACGCGGCGCAGCACGGCGCCGAGGACCAGGACGACGGCGGCGAGCCCGAAACCGGCCGCGACCCAGGCGCCGGGCGCGATGACCCGCATCACCGGAAGCGTCGTGGCGACGAGCGCGACGAACACACCGACGGCCAGCGCGGCCTGCCCCTGGGCGTGCGTGGTCTTCTCAGCCGGCATGAGGGAGCCTCTCGGAAACCGCGTCACGCCACGCGTCGGCGACATCGTCGCCGAGTGGCGCGGCCGTCCAGCCGGTCGCCGCATCGAACGCCCCGGGTGCGGGAGCGGTGCTGAGCAGTACGGGGAAGGCGCTGTGGTGGCCCACGGTCGCGAGCATCGCCGCATCCGTCTGCGACAGCGCGCCGGTGACCAGCACGAGCGGACCCGTCGTCTCGCCCGCGAACAGTCCCGCGAGCGCACCGAGGCGGTCGTCCAGCCGCGCCTGCACCGTCGCCAGCACGAGCATCGCGGCCTCGAGCGCCGGCGCATCCGCCGGCTCCACGTGGTCGCACAGCGGGACGCCGTCGGGTTCGATGAGTGCGACGGTGTATCCGTCGGCGACGAGTCGTGCCAGCGCGGACGCGACCGCGCCCACGGCGGCCTCGAAGGCGGGATCGGACCCGGTGGCCTCGGTGGCATCGGGGGAGAAGCGGCCCAGCGCGCGGTCGAAGACGATCGTCGCCTCGGGCGAGCTCTCCTGCTCCTCCTGGCGCACCATGAGCTCGTCGCGGTGGGCGGAAGCGCGCCAGTGGATGCGGCGCATGGAATCGCCGGGCGCCCATGGGCGGGCGATCACGTCGTCGGTGCCCTGTCCGAGCCGGTTCGTCGCGCGCGAGAGACTGCCGCCCGAGGCGCCGGCGACGCCCGCGAGAGAGAGCAGCTCCTCGACCGCGGGCGTCACCACCAGCCGCGTCAGCTCGCCCTGGGCGACGGTGCGCCGGGCGATGCCGAACGGATCCAGCGAGCTGAGCTCGAAAGGGCCGATCCAATGGATGCCGCGGCGGAGCACCCGGGCCCGATACCCCACGACGACCGCACGATCGTCACGACTGAACCCGGAGGAGACGGCGGGGAAGGTGCCCGGGCCGCCGCCTTCGATACCGTCCGGCATCGAGTCGCGCCAGCGGCCGCCGGAGGTCGGAAGCGCGGAGCGCGCCCCGACCCGCACGGTCACCTCGATCTCGTCGCCCGCATCCGGTACCGCGGGAACGACGGTGCGGGTGACGTCGGCGCGACCGCGCGCGGCATAGACGGCGACCAGCCCGGCCACGACGAGCGAGACGAGGAGCAGCCCCACGAAGACCAGCTCGACGAGGCCCAGCTGGTTCGCGGCGGCGAAGCAGGCGAGGGCGAGGATCACGGCACCGGTTCCCCGTGCCGTGAGCGGCCAGCTGCGTCTCATGCGCTCAGGCGCGCGCGGCGAGGGGAACGCGGACGCTGTCGACGATGCGCTCCAGGATCTTGGGCACCGAGTGCGAATCCGAGCCCCGGGTGCTGGAGGAGCGCGTCGCGATGATCCGGTGCGCGAAGACGGGCACGACCAGCGCTGCGATGTCGTCGGGGATGACGAACGCGCGCCCCTCGAGAGCTGCCCACACCTTCGCGGCCCGCACGAGCTGGAGGGTCGCCCGTGGGCTCGCCCCGAGGCGCACCTCGGGATGCGTACGCGTGGCCTGGGCCAGCGCCACCGCGTACTCCTCGATGGCGGGCGCGACGTGGATGCGTCGGGCCCAGGCGATCAGCCCCAGCACCTCTTCCGCGTGCACGACGGGGTGGATGTGGGACAGCGGGTTCTCGGTCTCGCGCTGGCGGAGCATGAGAGCCTCGGCCGCCGCATCCGGATACCCCATCGAGATGCGCATCATGAAGCGGTCGCGCTGCGCCTCGGGCAGTGCGTACGTGCCCTCCATGTCGAGGGGGTTCTGGGTCGCGACCACGAGGAACGGGTCCGGGAGATGGTGGGCCTCGCCGTCGACGGTCACCTGACGTTCCTCCATCGCCTCCAGCAGTGCGGACTGCGTCTTGGGGGAGGAGCGGTTGATCTCGTCGGCGATGACGATGTGGGCGAACACAGCGCCGCGCTTGAACTCGAATTCGCGGGCGACGGGATCGAACACCGACACGCCCGTCACGTCGCCCGGAAGCAGATCCGGCGTGAACTGGATGCGGCGCACGGTCGCGTCGACGGATGCCGCCAGCGCACGGGCGAGCATGGTCTTGCCGACGCCGGGGACGTCCTCGATGAGCAGGTGGCCCTCGGCGAGCAGGGCCACGAGGGCGCTGCGCACCGCATCGGGCTTGCCGTCGATGACGGTGGCGACGCTCTTGCCGATCGCGCGCGTCAAGCGGGTGAACCGCTCGGCGTTCATCGCGGAATCGACCTCGTCGGTGAGGACTCGTGCGGTATCGGTCATGCCGGATGCCTTCCCGTCGGCGCGATCGTGTCCCGATCGTAACGTGCGCTGCGGAGCATGGGGCGGGGTATTCGCCGTGAGCGGCGGTGTGCGGGCTGGGTTAGACTTGTGTCAGCTCTCCGCGAGGCGGCATCCAGGCCAACTCCCCCAGGACGGAAACGTAGCAAGGGTAACCAGGCTCTGCCGGGTTCGCGGAGAGTCTTTTCTTTTCCCGTCGACGTGCCTCGAGCGTAGGGTGGCGCCGTGCACCGGGACACCGCTCAGGACGAGCTCCGCCGCATCCTCGACGTCAGAGGCGACGTCGGCCTCAGCGGGGTCGCACACCTCGACGACGCCCTGCCTGTCTCGACGCTGGCCACGACGGCGATGGGCGCGCTGGCCTCGGCCGTCGCCGCGCTGATGCACAGCACGTCTCTGGTGCCCGGCCCCGAGGTGCGGGTGGATCGCGCCCTCGTCGACGCGTGGCTCGGCCGCCACATCCGGCCCGCTCGGGGCTCGTTCCCTTCGCCCTGGGATCCCCTGTCCGGCGCCTTCCCGACGGCCGACGGCTCGTGGATCCGTACGCATGCCAACGCGCCGCACCATCGGGCCGCCCTGCTGGCCGCACTCGCGCTTCCCGACGCGCAGACGGTCGAGGAGCTGTCCGCCGCGATCGCCCACCGCGGTGCGCAAGAGCTCGAATCGGCGATCGTCGCGGCGGGCGGTGCGGCGGCGGCGCTGTGCACCCGCGCGGAGTGGATGCGGTCCGTGCCCGGCTCCGCCGTCGCCTCGGAGCCCCTCATCGCCCGCATCGATACGGGGTCGGCAGACGCGGGTTCGACCTGGCATCCCGAGCCGGCCAGACCGCTCGCAGGGCTTCGTGTGCTCGATCTGACCCGTGTCATCGCGGGCCCCGCCGCCACGCAGGTGCTGGCAGGCCTCGGCGCCGACGTGCTCCGCATCGACCCCGACACGTGGGACGAACCCGCCGTGCTCCCGTACGTCATGGCCGGCAAACGCTCCGCCCACCTGGACGCGAAGACGCCCGCCGGGCGGCGTACGCTCTCCGATCTGCTGGCGGCCGCCGACGTCCTCGTGCACGGCTACCGAGCGGGGGCCATCGACCACCTGGGACTGGGCGAGGACGAACGACACCGCCTGCGCCCCGGACTCGTCGAGGTCGGGGTCCGCGCGTACGGCTGGAGCGGACCCTGGGCCGGCCGCCGCGGATTCGATTCGCTGGTGCAGTTCTCGACCGGAATCGCCGACATCGGCATGCGGCACGCGGATGCGGCGGCCCCTGTCTCGCTGCCCGTGCAGGCCCTCGACTGGACGACGGGGTACCTCGCGGCGGCCGCCGCCGTCTCCGGAATCACCCGCCGCCAGGTGTCTGGGCGTGGCAGCACGTGGCGACTGTCCCTCGCCCGCACCGCCCACGCACTCACGACGCTCACAGGGGAGGGTGCCGCATCCGCATCCGGCGCCGAGTCCGGCGCCGATTCGGTGCCAGCTGCGGGACAGCGGATCGAGACGCCGGAGGGTGCGCTCCTGCTCGCGCCGCCGCCTTTCCGGGTGGGCGAGGCGACCCTGCGTTTCGATCGCGTGGCGACCCGCCTCGGCGGCGACCCGCCCGCCTGGCTCTGACCCCCGCCGCCCCCACTCGCGAGACTGCATCTCCGGCACGAGATCACTGTCATTACCCGTGATCTCGTGCGAGAGATGCAGTCTCGCGGGGGAGTGAGGGGGGAGAGGGGCTGCCGGGGGAGCGGATTTTATTCACGGACGCCTCATCTGGCTCCTCACATGAGGCGCGCCTAGGCTGATCGGGTGGCTCAGAGCATCCTCATCACGTCCGCGGAAGGTCATTCGGGAAAGTCCACGATCGCATTGGGAGTGCTCGAAGCGCTCAGCCATGCGACCGCACGCGTGGGCGTCTTCCGTCCCATCGCCCGTTCGACCACCGAGCGCGACTACGTGCTCGAGATGCTGCTCGACCACGACGGCGTCGACCTCGCCTACGACGACTGCATCGGCGTCGGCTACGACGACATGCACGCCGACCCGGATGCGGCCCTCGCGCGCATCGTGGAGCGGTACAAGACCGTCGAGGCGCAGTGCGACGCGGTCGTCATCCTCGGCAGCGACTACACGGATGTGGGCAGCCCCGCCGAGCTCGGATACAACGCCCGCATCGCCGCGAACCTCGGCGCCCCCGTGCTCCTCGTCGTCGGCGGTCGCGCCCAGCAGGGACAGAGCGAGCAGCTCGGCACGAGCGACCCGCGCACGCCCGCCGACATCGCCCAGATCGCGAAGCTCTCGGTCGGCGAGTTGCGTCAGGCACGCGCGGAGCTGTTCGCCGTGGTCGCCACCCGCGTCGATCCCGCGATGCTGGACGAGACCATCGAAGCCGTCCGCGACATCGTCCCTGCGGGTATCGAGGTGCCCGTGTGGGCGCTTCCCGAGGACCGCTTCCTGGTGGCCCCGACCGTCCGGGGCGTCATGCGCTCCGTCGACGGCACGCTCGTGAAGGGTGACGAGGAACTGCTGACGCGCGAGGTGCTCGGCGTGATCGTCGCCGCCATGAGCCCCGCCAACGTGCTCCCGCGGCTCAGCGACGGGGCCGTCGTGGTCATCCCCGCCGACCGCACCGAGGTGCTGCTCGCGACCCTGCTCGCGCACGCCTCCGGCACGTTCCCGTCGCTGTCGGCCATCGTCCTCAACGGTCCCTTCCCGCTGCCGGCCGACATCGACCGTCTGATCGACGGCCTCGGGTCCCGGCTGCCGATCATCGCGACCGACCGCGACACCTACGACACATCCGTGCGCATCATGAACACCCGTGGCCGGCTGGCCGCCGACTCGCAGCGCTCCTACGACACGGCGCTGTCGCTGTTCGAGCGGCACGTCGACGGCGCCGAGCTGACGCGTCTGCTGGGCCTCGCCAAACCCACCGTCGTCACGCCCCTCATGTTCGAGTACGGGCTCGTCGAACGGGCGCGCTCGAACCGCCGTCGCATCGTCCTGCCCGAGGGCGACGACGACCGCGTGCTGCGCGCAGCCGCCACCGTCCTCGCCCGCGGTATCGCCGACCTCATCATCCTGGGCGAGGAGGTCGAGGTCCGCTCGCGCGCTCTCGAGCTCGGCATCGACATCGCCGCGGCCCAGGTCATCAGCCCGTTCGATCCCGTCCTGGTGCAGAAGTTCGCCGAGGAGTACACACGGCTTCGCGAGCACAAGGGGATGACGATGGCGCGCGCCGCCGACACCGTCACCGACGTCTCGTACTTCGGCACGCTCATGGTGCACCTCGGTCTCGCCGACGGCATGGTCTCGGGCGCCGCGCACACGACGGCCCACACCATCCGCCCTGCCTTCGAGATCATCAAGACGCGTCCGGGCGTCGGCGTCGTCTCCAGCGTCTTCCTCATGGCGCTCGCCGATCGCGTCCTGGTCTACGGCGACTGCGCGGTCATCCCCGACCCGACGGCGCCGCAGTTGGCCGACATCGCCGTCTCCTCCGCCGAGACCGCCGACCGCTTCGGCATCGAGCCGCGCGTCGCCATGCTGTCCTACTCGACCGGTGAGTCCGGGTCGGGAGCGGATGTCGAGAAGGTGCGCGAGGCGACGGTCATCGTGCGCGAGCGCGCACCCGAGCTTCCCGTGGAGGGGCCCATCCAGTACGACGCGGCGGCGGACGCCGCCGTCGCCTCGAAGAAGATGCCGGGCTCGCCCGTCGCGGGTCGCGCCACGGTCTTCGTCTTCCCCGACCTCAACACCGGCAACAACACCTACAAGGCCGTGCAGCGCTCGGCCGGGGCTATCGCGATCGGCCCCGTCCTGCAGGGTCTGAACAAGCCCATCAACGACCTGTCGCGCGGCGCGCTGGTCGAAGACATCGTCAACACCATCGCGATCACCGCGATCCAGGCTCAGGGCGATGCGCCCGCATCCGAAGGGAAGGCATGAACGTGAGCGTCGTTCTCGTCATCAACAGTGGCTCGTCCTCGTTCAAGTACCAGCTGCTGGACGTCGAGACCGAGACGGCGCTGGCGTCCGGGCTCGTCGAGCGCATCGGCGAGGGCATGGGAGCGGCCAGCCACAAGGTG is drawn from Microbacterium binotii and contains these coding sequences:
- a CDS encoding DUF58 domain-containing protein; this translates as MRRSWPLTARGTGAVILALACFAAANQLGLVELVFVGLLLVSLVVAGLVAVYAARGRADVTRTVVPAVPDAGDEIEVTVRVGARSALPTSGGRWRDSMPDGIEGGGPGTFPAVSSGFSRDDRAVVVGYRARVLRRGIHWIGPFELSSLDPFGIARRTVAQGELTRLVVTPAVEELLSLAGVAGASGGSLSRATNRLGQGTDDVIARPWAPGDSMRRIHWRASAHRDELMVRQEEQESSPEATIVFDRALGRFSPDATEATGSDPAFEAAVGAVASALARLVADGYTVALIEPDGVPLCDHVEPADAPALEAAMLVLATVQARLDDRLGALAGLFAGETTGPLVLVTGALSQTDAAMLATVGHHSAFPVLLSTAPAPGAFDAATGWTAAPLGDDVADAWRDAVSERLPHAG
- a CDS encoding CoA transferase, which translates into the protein MHRDTAQDELRRILDVRGDVGLSGVAHLDDALPVSTLATTAMGALASAVAALMHSTSLVPGPEVRVDRALVDAWLGRHIRPARGSFPSPWDPLSGAFPTADGSWIRTHANAPHHRAALLAALALPDAQTVEELSAAIAHRGAQELESAIVAAGGAAAALCTRAEWMRSVPGSAVASEPLIARIDTGSADAGSTWHPEPARPLAGLRVLDLTRVIAGPAATQVLAGLGADVLRIDPDTWDEPAVLPYVMAGKRSAHLDAKTPAGRRTLSDLLAAADVLVHGYRAGAIDHLGLGEDERHRLRPGLVEVGVRAYGWSGPWAGRRGFDSLVQFSTGIADIGMRHADAAAPVSLPVQALDWTTGYLAAAAAVSGITRRQVSGRGSTWRLSLARTAHALTTLTGEGAASASGAESGADSVPAAGQRIETPEGALLLAPPPFRVGEATLRFDRVATRLGGDPPAWL
- the pta gene encoding phosphate acetyltransferase encodes the protein MAQSILITSAEGHSGKSTIALGVLEALSHATARVGVFRPIARSTTERDYVLEMLLDHDGVDLAYDDCIGVGYDDMHADPDAALARIVERYKTVEAQCDAVVILGSDYTDVGSPAELGYNARIAANLGAPVLLVVGGRAQQGQSEQLGTSDPRTPADIAQIAKLSVGELRQARAELFAVVATRVDPAMLDETIEAVRDIVPAGIEVPVWALPEDRFLVAPTVRGVMRSVDGTLVKGDEELLTREVLGVIVAAMSPANVLPRLSDGAVVVIPADRTEVLLATLLAHASGTFPSLSAIVLNGPFPLPADIDRLIDGLGSRLPIIATDRDTYDTSVRIMNTRGRLAADSQRSYDTALSLFERHVDGAELTRLLGLAKPTVVTPLMFEYGLVERARSNRRRIVLPEGDDDRVLRAAATVLARGIADLIILGEEVEVRSRALELGIDIAAAQVISPFDPVLVQKFAEEYTRLREHKGMTMARAADTVTDVSYFGTLMVHLGLADGMVSGAAHTTAHTIRPAFEIIKTRPGVGVVSSVFLMALADRVLVYGDCAVIPDPTAPQLADIAVSSAETADRFGIEPRVAMLSYSTGESGSGADVEKVREATVIVRERAPELPVEGPIQYDAAADAAVASKKMPGSPVAGRATVFVFPDLNTGNNTYKAVQRSAGAIAIGPVLQGLNKPINDLSRGALVEDIVNTIAITAIQAQGDAPASEGKA
- a CDS encoding AAA family ATPase — protein: MTDTARVLTDEVDSAMNAERFTRLTRAIGKSVATVIDGKPDAVRSALVALLAEGHLLIEDVPGVGKTMLARALAASVDATVRRIQFTPDLLPGDVTGVSVFDPVAREFEFKRGAVFAHIVIADEINRSSPKTQSALLEAMEERQVTVDGEAHHLPDPFLVVATQNPLDMEGTYALPEAQRDRFMMRISMGYPDAAAEALMLRQRETENPLSHIHPVVHAEEVLGLIAWARRIHVAPAIEEYAVALAQATRTHPEVRLGASPRATLQLVRAAKVWAALEGRAFVIPDDIAALVVPVFAHRIIATRSSSTRGSDSHSVPKILERIVDSVRVPLAARA